Proteins from one Halopseudomonas pelagia genomic window:
- the ccoS gene encoding cbb3-type cytochrome oxidase assembly protein CcoS, with product MTFLYILVPIAVVLVIIAIWVFTWAVDSGQYDDLDGPAHSILFDDEDPAHLAAQPEEKPTPVDQPKDLEASAAENEDRDYRS from the coding sequence ATGACATTCTTATATATTTTGGTCCCCATCGCCGTGGTACTGGTCATAATCGCCATCTGGGTGTTCACCTGGGCAGTCGATAGCGGCCAGTACGATGACCTCGACGGCCCTGCACACAGCATCCTGTTCGACGACGAAGACCCGGCGCATCTGGCCGCCCAGCCAGAAGAAAAGCCGACACCGGTTGACCAGCCAAAAGACCTCGAAGCGTCCGCTGCGGAAAACGAAGACCGAGATTACCGATCTTGA